The Corallococcus caeni genome includes a region encoding these proteins:
- a CDS encoding NAD-dependent epimerase/dehydratase family protein: MGLVGGFGVVLTGATGMVGQAFLRQRGAHLVHALVRSPDGRDWGDGVHVVRGDLHGIPEALFPPYPYVVLHLAMKQRDTDGTGFERTNVDGTRRLLTRLQGDCRGVLLGSSMSVYGPGPHRGVKEEHPLRPITALARSRVAAEDVVMEHSVRNGLHAALLRPRFLLGRGDRFVLPAMVKLLKRGVQVGDDRVGCSVIDVDDLGRILWRLASRMVETPRPEQQALNVAYAQPLLRGEFLGTVAQRLGLERPTVKVRAPAWFPRVLREVPSRRARAMAERLELLTQSQCLDVSRLAEVLGPEDLLSRSPVDALRSALNDFPP, from the coding sequence ATGGGTCTGGTAGGCGGCTTCGGCGTCGTGCTCACGGGCGCGACCGGCATGGTGGGGCAGGCCTTCCTGCGCCAGCGCGGAGCGCATCTCGTGCACGCGCTGGTGCGCTCGCCCGACGGCCGTGACTGGGGAGACGGCGTGCACGTCGTGCGCGGAGACCTGCACGGCATCCCCGAGGCGCTGTTTCCCCCGTACCCCTACGTCGTCCTGCACCTCGCCATGAAGCAGCGGGACACCGATGGAACGGGCTTCGAACGGACCAACGTGGACGGCACGCGGCGGCTCCTGACGCGGCTCCAGGGGGACTGCCGGGGCGTTCTCCTCGGCAGCTCCATGTCTGTCTATGGCCCGGGGCCGCACCGGGGCGTGAAGGAGGAGCATCCGCTGCGTCCCATCACCGCTCTGGCCCGCTCGCGCGTGGCGGCCGAGGACGTCGTCATGGAGCACTCGGTCCGGAACGGCCTCCACGCGGCGCTGCTCCGGCCGCGCTTCCTCCTCGGGCGCGGGGACCGGTTCGTCCTGCCCGCGATGGTGAAGCTCCTGAAGCGAGGGGTCCAGGTCGGGGACGACAGGGTGGGGTGCTCGGTCATCGACGTGGATGACCTGGGCCGCATCCTCTGGCGGCTCGCGAGCCGGATGGTGGAGACGCCGCGTCCCGAACAGCAGGCGCTCAACGTCGCTTATGCACAGCCGCTCCTGCGCGGGGAGTTCCTGGGCACGGTGGCGCAGCGGCTGGGCCTGGAGCGTCCCACCGTGAAGGTCCGAGCCCCGGCCTGGTTCCCGCGAGTCCTGCGGGAGGTCCCCAGCCGGCGTGCCCGGGCGATGGCGGAGCGTCTGGAGTTGCTGACCCAATCACAGTGTCTGGATGTCTCGCGGCTCGCGGAGGTGCTCGGGCCGGAGGACCTGTTGTCGCGGTCCCCGGTGGATGCCCTGCGAAGCGCGCTCAATGACTTTCCACCCTGA
- a CDS encoding methyltransferase family protein, with translation MKNLHRWMPTLLLVTGVGLLIPLGLRQVLRTPEDSRPIAALMLGLYLTWMLVESRVTLRETRKPTAERDSATLELYAIARLATLLLAVAFPTLDVGPAPRAVGLFCFIAGVSLRLTAIRTLGKAYSHRVRLPDASLLVTEGVYRRLRHPAYTGMLLAHVGYLLVFPAVVGIAVFALMFIPAVLLRIRHEERLLLGSFPGYAEYAASRKRLVPWVW, from the coding sequence ATGAAGAACCTGCACCGTTGGATGCCCACGCTGCTGCTGGTGACGGGCGTGGGGCTGCTCATTCCGCTCGGCCTCCGGCAGGTCCTGCGCACGCCGGAGGACAGCCGGCCCATCGCGGCGCTGATGCTGGGCCTGTACCTGACGTGGATGCTGGTGGAGAGCCGGGTGACGCTGCGGGAGACGCGCAAGCCCACCGCGGAGCGGGACAGCGCCACGCTGGAGCTGTATGCGATTGCGCGGCTGGCCACCCTCCTGCTCGCGGTCGCGTTCCCCACGCTGGACGTGGGCCCCGCGCCGCGCGCGGTGGGGTTGTTCTGTTTCATCGCCGGGGTGTCGCTGCGCCTCACGGCCATCCGCACGTTGGGGAAGGCCTATTCGCACCGGGTGCGGCTGCCGGACGCGAGCCTGCTCGTCACGGAAGGCGTGTACCGGCGGCTCCGGCATCCGGCGTACACCGGCATGCTGCTGGCGCACGTGGGCTACCTGCTGGTGTTCCCCGCCGTCGTGGGCATCGCGGTGTTTGCGCTGATGTTCATTCCGGCCGTGCTCCTGCGCATCCGGCACGAGGAGCGGCTCCTGCTGGGCTCCTTCCCTGGCTACGCCGAGTACGCGGCGAGCCGCAAGCGGCTGGTCCCATGGGTCTGGTAG
- a CDS encoding AfsA-related hotdog domain-containing protein translates to MDSDSGHPERRVRVASPEAVPFLLVPEPLLPEVEHPCRIPVKDVEEAEFLAAVLQEHCGLYLGTRAAEFPALAEWADATPVGVRVGGPWKRDPPENVSELLARIPVRNPVSEGRQSFSEAEQARPLERIDPVLVHKRDPANVLLANACRVGALQQFNAFTESPEFVFDHPSEHVQGMLLTELARQASIATIHGVGLPLDWSLIMTRLSLEFRRFVRNDVPVVIRTFVSFRLPEWAEPVRTVGRRARMWIAVQGWQEDTCCFHGLIGALSAKEAS, encoded by the coding sequence ATGGATTCCGATTCAGGCCATCCCGAGCGCCGCGTGCGGGTGGCGTCGCCGGAGGCCGTCCCGTTCCTGCTGGTGCCGGAGCCCCTCCTCCCGGAAGTCGAGCACCCCTGCCGCATCCCGGTGAAGGACGTGGAGGAGGCGGAGTTCCTGGCCGCCGTGCTCCAGGAGCACTGCGGTCTCTACCTGGGCACGCGCGCCGCCGAGTTCCCCGCGCTGGCGGAGTGGGCGGACGCGACGCCCGTGGGCGTGCGCGTGGGCGGTCCGTGGAAGCGGGACCCGCCGGAGAACGTCTCCGAGCTCCTGGCCCGCATCCCCGTGCGCAACCCCGTCTCCGAAGGCCGGCAGTCCTTCAGTGAGGCGGAGCAGGCCCGTCCGCTGGAGCGCATCGACCCGGTGCTGGTGCACAAGCGCGACCCGGCGAACGTGCTGCTCGCCAACGCCTGCCGGGTGGGCGCGCTCCAGCAGTTCAACGCGTTCACCGAGTCCCCGGAGTTCGTCTTCGACCATCCCTCCGAGCACGTGCAGGGCATGCTCCTCACGGAGTTGGCGCGGCAGGCGAGCATCGCGACCATCCACGGCGTGGGGCTGCCCCTGGACTGGTCGCTCATCATGACGCGGCTGTCCTTGGAGTTCCGGCGCTTCGTGCGCAACGACGTGCCGGTGGTCATCCGCACCTTCGTCAGCTTCCGGCTGCCCGAGTGGGCGGAGCCGGTGCGCACCGTCGGGCGCCGCGCCCGCATGTGGATCGCCGTGCAGGGCTGGCAGGAGGACACCTGCTGCTTCCACGGTCTGATTGGCGCGCTGAGCGCGAAGGAGGCGTCATGA